TTGTTCACACTGCAACACTTACTACCTTCGAAACTGCGTACCTTGTCTCATCCCTTAACGCATTTATTGGTTGAACTTCCCAAGCTTAATTTCCCGATTAGATCATAGTCATACCCTTTTACCACCGCCATTCTAGTAGTTTCATGCACGTATATAAATAAGGACACATTTTATCAACATTCATGCATATCAAAAAAGTATTTTCATTTCAAGCACGACTAAAAACACCTTTTTCCTCTCACACCGACAGTTTCAAGAAGCAAGGAGGAGAATTCACATAAATCATGGTGGAGATTCACGAAGAAATCGACCCCTTTGATCAAGAAGAACATGAAGAGGAAGAAACCGACTATGATCAGCTAAAGAAGCGGATGCAGAAGGATCGGATCCTGCTGCAGCAGATGAAGGAGAAACGCCCCAAAGAAGAGGCAGGCcaacaagaaaaacaagaagCATCTAGGCGGAAGAAGATGTCAAGAGCACAAGACTCTATCCTCAAGTACATGGTGAAGATTATGGAGGTTTGCAATGCTCAAGGTTTTGTGTATGGTATTGTCCCTGAGAAGGGAAAGCCAGTGACTGGTTCTTCTGACAGCTTGCGTGAGTGGTGGAAAGAAAAGGtcaaatttgatcaaaatgcACCAGGCGCCATTGCGAAATACATGCCACTCCTTGAAACAGATGAGTTGGATCCAAGTTCCTACATACATCTCCTTAATGACTTGCAAGACACTACTCTGAGTTCACTACTTTCTGCTCTGATGCAACATTGCATACCTCCCCAAAGAAGATTCCCTCTTGAGAGAGGCTTGGCTCCACCTTGGTGGCCCAGAGGGGCAGAGAATTGGTGGGGTGAACAAGGCTTTCTGGCCCATGAACATGGCCCACCTCCTTATAAGAAGCCCCATGACCTCAAAAAGGCTTGGAAAGTGTCTCTCTTGGCTGCAATCATCAAACACATGTCTCCTAATTTGGACAAACTTAGAAGGTTGGTGACTCAGTCCAAGACTTTGCAAGATAAGATGACAGCCAGGGACACAGCAACTTGGTCCAAGGTCATGAACCAAGAAGAAACACTGCTGCAATTGGCCAATAAATGCCTCAGAATATCTCCATCATCAGAGGAAGATGAAAACGAGTGCGAAAGCTCCACTGCTAGTACTATCATCCATGAAGGTGGCAACATTATTGAGAAAAGGAAGAGTGACCTGTTTGACTTAGATGCTGTTGTTGATAAGCTATATGCTTGTCAATACTATCAGTGTCCACAAAGTTTAACGGGTATGGGATTTCTTAACAAAAACTCAAGGATGAACCATGAGTCCCTCTGTGCTTACCGCACTAATGAAAGCCAATCTGTTCTCCTTCAGGATTCTCAGTCCAATGACACACAAATTGCAAGTGTGGATGATTGGATGATGAACTTGGAGGCAGCAAGAGCTAACCAGAATGAGAATAACCACCCTGTTGGCCATCCGATTAACGATCAGTTTAGAGATATTGCAGGAAAGACATCAGAAGAAGATTATGGATGCTTATGGCCAAAGTCCCTTGAAGATCTTGATTTGCAAGCTGCACTGAATCAGATGGACATGGACTTGAATCCAAATCCAGAGCAAGATACACCACAGGGCCAAGAAGTAACCTCAATTTGGGACTTACCCTACAAATAATAAGTTCCTCGCCCCAAGCTTGGATCGATTCTGCACTGCTACTGCTATGtctatactaattaattatttaaatattaattaataaggcAATGTCTCCTGATGTAATACAAGATAGCCTTTAGCTTCGTACAAGTTCTATAAGCATTTCTTCTTAAGTTCATGTTTGGCTCTCAATGAATAGTTCAACTCTATTTACATACAAAGATTGGGGTCACTTCTTAGCCACTCGtataaattaatcttttttctcttacatTTGTTAGAATTCTAATAACTAGCTATGGTCACCTTGATGAGTGCGGGGACAAAAtaggaagaaaataaagagaggTGACAAATCATTTTTCTGTAGACCCTAGGGAAATATACAAGCTTGATTTGATTTGAGGCTTGAATTAATAATCATAGAAACTATGCCTTTGAGGTATGAAGTCTTCATATTCAGGTCTTGGGCTTGTGTAGGAATAGCCCTTCCTGAACCTGTTGTTTCTGCATCTTACTTCCACATCCACAGAGAAGACAGCACAAACAGGTCTATGATCAGAAAATCTTGATTCTCCACGAATGTATGATAATTGTTCAATGCCGTTGCCACGCCACAATATCCTATCACACCTgacaattataaaattgaagaaaGTGTTGTCAACAATTTTGATTTATCTGTATTGAAAACTGAGAAGCCAGCTAGCTAGCACTACTCATTTAATTGACTGACTTATATAATAAGAGTCAAGTGACGTGCATACCATGCGGGTGTTCGGCGTTTTTTCTTTGACTTGACGGTCTCACCAGCATAAGAGTCTGAATTATGTGAATACTTGTAAGTGGGAGCAAAAACAACCCTCCCCTCTTTGAAACCGTTAAAAACCCTTCCTGCGTCTCTTTCCATGTTTAACTGTACAAAATGAAATACAAGTCCATAAATTTACCTATGTGACAATGACAAGTACACAGTACTAAAAACTGCATATACCaacaaatgaaaagtaaaaCTAGTTGGTAAGCTTgtctttgtaaaaattaaattattggtaTAAACATTTAAGAATTGTACTAATAATATGATGTGTATTAACGTACCAATGACATATATTAATTTCCTATACCAACAAAAGATGTCATTGGTAGTATGACATTATAATGTTAGGATAACCTTACAATGTTTATATTAAccgtttatttttattagataaagtCTAAACTAAGCAGAATAAGTCTAAAGATTAACATTTTTTCCTTAGTATATGAATGTGTGAACTGGAATCGAACTATTGTATTGATAGTATATGAGGGGAGGGACACACTTGATCTTTCGCTAACAAAGTGTCCCAGTCGTTATCCTCCAACAGAACCCTTGTTTCTTCATAACTTAAAGCCATCCGATAATTCAAATCTCCAAGCCATATTATTCGACTACAAAATAGGCTAGAAGTTATTAGAATTCATAATGCCAAGTGCAAATTATGTGTTGTATAAAAGAAGATTCTATTAACTCATAAGTCAAACGTATGAGATAATAACTCACTCATGGTCAACTATCTTTTCTGGCGCTCGACGACAAGGGTTCTTGCAAATCCTAGGGAATTGTGTGCTTTTAAGGATTTCAGCCACATCAGAGTTTCTTTTCAGCtcatctccttctttctccCCGGAAGCCAAGTGACTACAGACGAAACAAAAACTTGTTTGATGCAATGACATGCTCATTGATATACACCCCTGCAATCAATTATTGATTTCATATGCAGTGATAGCCTTCTTAGTTAGTGACCAAAATAACAAATCAGTTTCATAGTTAGTAACACGCTCGTGGCTATGGATAAGTTGAGTGACATGTTTTACATACTATGATAGCTAGCAACACACTTCTTCTAATTCAGTTTcatatgtttaaatttattgaaaactacaaaatcaaGAGTAATGCTcgttaaataagaaataaaacctATAATGTTatgattttcaattaatttcagccaataattaaaagtatatttaaaaatatgatagaGTGTCCTGCTAGCTTTCacatttctctttatatatttaCTGGATATGTAGTATACTTGTTGTGCTTACCTTGTTACCTAAGCAACCCATGATTCCTCTCCCAACAGAATCTGCTCTAAGATGTCCAATGTGTGGCACTAACTCCTTCTTAGTCCAAATGGTGAGAAAAATCCCAACCATCTGCTTAGTTGATATAAGGGAGTATCTGCTTTGGCTAGGAGAAGAGGGTATTTCTGCAATTGAAAGCAACTCTTCGACAGTGTCATCACCACGAAGCTCAGAATCTAACTTACTCATAGGGTCACTAAACTTTCTCATCCTCCGTCTCTCCCTCGATGGAGATTCCACAGGACAATTGCAAGCCTTAAGGAGGCTACTACCCTCTGCCCTGAAGCTTTTACTGATAACTTTAAGAGAAGGCTTCTGAAAGAAATTCAAACTTGCTGGGGACTTTAACTCCCTCGAACTACTATGGGTTTTGGAGCCAGTTCCCGAGTCAGAAGAATCACTATATTCATTTCTTGGTCCGTTTAGTGCTTGACTTATCAATGCCAGCCACTTTGCAGCAGGTTCATTGTCTTCAATTACTAAAACATTCCCAGCACTCAGAGGAACTATTTCCTGAAAACTGAACATACAAAGTACTTCAGGTGGCATGAATTTGTAATAATATGAAATGAAAACAATGGGAAGAAACGAAAAGCATTCAAACAAACATAACATTATGATTTCTGAATTTTCAAGTAcaactttctctctttcttttgttttatctcCTTTTAATGTTAGTTGGATAACATCTTTGTATCACTTCTTGGTCTGGTCTGGTCTGGTCtggatttatttcttaataGCTTCTTGATCATAAATTCATAACTAAAAAATTCTGATTATATCTTAACTGTACCTTTAATCTCGAAATTACTAACCATATCAATAGTGATTTGTTTCTATGTTTTGTTGTAGTCATTGACTTTCCTAATGTCCTAATTTCAGTAACTAGAAAAACTAATGATTACAACAAATCATGGAAACCAATAAATACTGAAATGATTAGCAGTCCCAAAAATAAAGGTACAATTAGAATTTTCTTCATtaataatcatatatttaaacTCCAAAGCTTAGTTAATTAATATGTCCCCTATTGCATGGATGTTCGTACCCCAAAACATATATATCTGCGGAGCCCTCCACTAGCAAGAAATCTTGGAGGTTGAGATCATAATTTGGTGACTTTCCTCCCACATTCCATGTTGCAACGAAGATCCTGCAATCCACGTTACCAAATGGCAttgcatgaaaaagaagaatgCATGTGAGTCTGACTATACtgtacaacaacaaaaaaatgtgcATGAAGCCttgaattgaaaatgaaattccacATACCTGAAACTCTGAAGTTCAGTTTCCGGAGTCATCATAGGCCGTTCAAAATTGGACAAATTTAGGCCTTCGATCCCAGGACTAGTCTCCCTTTCTGTGAGcagataagaaattaaaatcatgGTTAATTTATTATTGTGTCACGTCCTGACAAAAACTATAATTGTAATGGGGGTACAATATGTCAGATGAGACAAAGGGAGTTTGAGTTTAAGGTCCACATCAAACtacaaaatttgattttcttcgTTACGCTCTTCCCCTGATTAGAAAACATCTTACCTATGACTAAAATTTCATTGTTGTTAGGTAAGCTACCAAAATAATACAGGATGACATGAAGAAGATTTCGTCTTGTTTGATAGGTACGTGGAACTGTACAAGTTGATCCAACATCTAAACTAAAgccgcaatttttttttatatgtattggtattaataatattatattatagaaaatttgtaattaaagcaattaattaattgtgttgATTCAACTTCAGAGAATGTGAAAATTGTGTTTGTGCCACAACTTAATATATGCATCTGTGTACCTGAGAAACTTTTTCTCATGATGGGGGCCGCTTCCAAAAATGCTTTTCTTCTCGTCTCAATTTTATTCTCCAAATCTTTCCACACAAAacatttgtaaaagaaaattaaagggAAACCCTCACAACATGGAAATTTAGATTCTCTatgtagagaaaaaaaaaatgtcatgaatTGAATACCAAGAGTAACTCCGTCTCCTTCTTCTGCACTTGATGATTTGAGTGTCTCTTCGTCTGAACCTCTCCCATTTCGCTTTGATCCGAAAATCTTTGGAAGGATAGACTTCATCACAAAAAAAAACGAGTAAAGGAAAATGTATCATCCCCATTACACTTAAACACAAGAAAAATGTAATGCacggaagaaattaagaatcaataataacaataaaaaataaataccttctttttcttatcattcttGGCACTTGTATCTGGCGAGGTTGATGTAATGGTACTTGTGTTGATGGGGCAAAGGTTAGTGTCGTTAGCTTTGGTCATTTCAGAGTTAGCATTTGCTTTGGAACGTGCACCCGTAAACGAAGACATTGAGAAAACAATAAAGTGAGCAcactttgtgttttttttcccgtaacaacgtttgtttttgtctcCATCTATTGAGTTTTTTGTTTGATAATTGGGTGCGATTAATCAATCAGGTTTTTCTATGATGTCCTTTTTTTCTCGGTTTTGAAAGAATGAGATTTTGGCGGCAGGGGTTTCGGGGCACTTAAGGTTGAGGGCGATAGGGAGCCAAAAAGAGGCATGAAACCGTTGAGTAAACAGTTCACAAAATGAGCCAAAATTGCACATGTTGGATATAGTAGCAGCACGGGGTATTGTTGACATCTGTTGGGCAGTTTTTTTGGTAACACTGAAGCGAAACAGAAAATaattacgaaaaaaaaaaagatgaggacttttttttaaaggatcgATGCATTAGAGTCGAGCATTTTACTGTTCTGTCCACCTTTAGGTTAAACTTTTCAATTTCTAGTGTTTCACCAAATACAATGTAATGGTGAATGATATTCTTTATCATATAGTAAATAATATGTTtctaaagaattattttttataataatgaaaataatcatcttaaaatttgtTCAATAATAATGTTGATATTAAACATAGAGCATATATAATAGTTTGGTATAATTTGGATAAACTATATTCCTTCTCTTTAGAAATGTTCgttgctttttcttttaattttaaaattacattattatttctcGAGAGATGAAATGTGCTACAATTTAGtacatattaatataaataaatcttcaATGGAGTACAACTATATATGAACgttaattcagaaaaaaaaaaacttttctcaGCTACTTTTTGGTGTTactcaattaaaattagaaatattatttacttattttaagattttagtAGACAAAGCGTTTTCAATTATGCGATTAgttataatgtaaaaaaaaacgtAGGCATGAAAAAAGGGTGTTACAATACTTTACACATACTCACATCACTGCCATTATGACTAGATGAATGTTTAAactaacagaaaaaaaattattaaagaacCAAAAACAAATTTCATAGTCATGGAGACTACAaacatttaaaactaaaaatagttaAACAAAAACTACTCAAATAAGTTCTCTATCGCCAATTATCGACTTTTGACTGGCTTtaacttcaaaaataaaatcttactcATCGCCGGTTTCTAATTAGAACGGTTTTTTCATCATTgctgttttctttttcaaatacttTCTCCTTCCAAACTATAATTTGGCCAAGTAATGCTAAAAGGCAACAAATGGACAAtcattttgacaaaaatagatGATAGCTAGCCAGTGTGGATAACGGATCGTCACTATGAACTTAttcttagaataaaaataacaatttttttcatagcagcaacaaaaaaaaagagggagaaaacAATTGCTTTGGAgagtgaaataaataaaaaaattaaaagactaacaTTGAACTGAAGTCTCCACAACGAGCCTATGGAGCAACGGAGAGAGAAAATGCCTCAGAGTGAAGGGACGGAATTGGGAATCCAAATATGgcgtggttttttttttttttttttaagaagggaGCATTGTTGTGagagtgaaaaaataaatagattttttattggaactaaaatgaagagattgaatttttgttttcttcaaaaacaaaagcaaacatCAGTATTTTGAATAGAAAGGCAATCAAATGACAGCTCTATTTTTTACCGTTTCCTATTGCTTGTAGCTGGAATAATATCGTTTTCTACTATGTATAATTCATCAGAAGTTGAATTTTAACGCTGCACTCGTTGAACAACAAAATGCTATAAATTGTGCTTCATTTGTTCATAACTTACGCAATCTGTTTGCTAGTCAATTGCTTTGCTGGTCAGAGCTACACAACAAAATGGATGAAGTCAATATAATGATTTCTTGAATTATTGTATGCAAAATATCAATCTTGTGCcggtcaaaattttcaaaatcagtTAGGATACGGATCGCTTACTGAAAGTGTAGATGATTATGTTCAAATTAATGAAACTATTGGAATAGAATGCTTAGAGAGATTTGTAAGTAGTGTGAACAAAATATATTTGGAATTGAGTACTTAAAAAGACCTAATAACAATAACGTTCAAAACCTACTACAGATAAGGAAGACGCATGATTTTTTAAGTATGTTGAATTGAGTTGATTGCATgaaatgagaatgaaaaaattatcttgTAGTTTGAAAAGTTCAATATACTCAAGGTGATCATGGAAAACCCACGATTATGCTGGAAGTCATTGCTACACAAGACATGTATATTTTGGTGTTGTTGGTGCAAATTATGACATTAACATCTTAAATCGATATGATTTGTTTGATGACGTAGCTTCAATGGTGCAATACATAGTGAATGGAAATCAATATAATATGGGGTATCATCTagtaaatgaaatatatatcatgAGTGAACTACATTTGTGAAGACGATTCCAATATTGCTAGGAGAGAAGAGACTGTTATTCACCCAACAACAAGAATTCGCTAGGAATGATGTTGAGGTGAGCTTTTAGAGTATTCCAATCTCAATTTGCAATTATACATAGTCCAACACGTGATTGGCAAGTGAATATAATGAAGATATAATGCATACACGCATCATATTGCATAATATAATTGTTGAATATGAATGACATATATGatgataattttaaacattcttATGATCATTTAGACAATGACATGTCAATCATTCCACTAATTAATGTCATCATTATGATCTAGAAAAATATCTAAAGGAGAACACACATAagtcaaaagaaaatttatctACAATTTCAAGCAAATTTGGTTAAACACATTTTGACATGTTACATGAAGAAAatgctaattaaaatttattttaaatattattgttatgtattttttcttttctaatttattattatgtatttttgttaatttttaatttattatgaacCCAACATTAatgtaatgtatttttattttcatatatttttattttctgagaaACTAATTATTCTTCAAGAATACATATTTTCcggtatatttattaattaaatgcaaaaaacaaatgaattatcattttaaagcaaaaatatataaatataaaattagaaacatgTGATATAACATGTTGGACCCAACTGAAGTTCTCAATGAGATCATTATTTAAGTAAAAAGTtagtaaaattcttaaaaactaATGTGACACATGGAAACTACAAAAGGTGACTTAGATCTTTGAAGCAAATTTGTCATTGAAAATGCTCCAAGGGTCCGCAAAATACTTCAATTCATTGTTTTCATTCATTTACCGTAAATTCAATTCCCTATATAAGTTCCAAAAATGGCAGCTATAGCTATAAGTTCACTTCCATTCAGGCACAAACAAGTTCTAGACTAACATTGCCATTTACTAATCCTGTTTTTCATTCTCTCTAACCAAAATTGTTTTGGGACTACTCGGGTAGCTACAGTACATAAAATTTTCAGGGCTTTTACGTCTCGCTCTCGCCATCCAGTTTGCAGATTTAAAACTATCATGGATTGGTCAATTCCTtccaataattttcaaattgacGTTTAGCATATGAGTATCCTGAGAGTCATCCACCAAGAATGAATATCGAGAATTATGCCTGCagataaaaatttatcaatcaAGCTTATAGAAGGATTCCATATATTGACTAatgcaaatataaaatatataaatcatagCGAAGTATTGTAGCATACCATTTTGATCCTTGAAATGCAAGATCAATAACAATTAGACGTTTCATCCAACTGTTGTCTGTAAATAGCTAAATTCTGTAGACACAAATGGCAGCATGCAACATGGATATTATGAGATAGGTTCAACAAAATAAAGACACAATCTGAATCCTATCAAATAAGAAGACAACAAATCCAGAAAAAGATAATACTATCTTCCTTATATCCTCTGAACTAAAAAGCAAAGTATAATTATAAGCTGTTACTTGGACAAGAAcccaaaccaaaaaaaactCACTGAACCCCAAAGGAAATGGATTATATGGCTTTCTATTAGGCTATAGGAAATAATctaaatttaacacaaacagAACTTACAGCAGCAAATTTAAGAGGAACTGTAGTACATTGCATTCCTACAATTGGCACTAACTAATTTAGGTTGAGCTAGTTAGGATTACTATGAACAACAAAACTCTTCGTTAGTTTTTAAATCAGCAGCATTCCTAGGGACTCAAACTCGAGACCCTAGTTGAGCTAGAACAACCACCCACAAGCTAATCTAGTTGCTCCGTGGtgatggaaaatattattgttttccATGTGTGAACatcaaatcatttaattaaaattttgcattCTTAAGATGCAAAGTTTCAAGCTTCCTTTTGAAAACCACCATAAGGAATGGATTGAAGGGGGAGCATCAgatctttttgttttcaattttatatgtgGAGTGTGGATATTTATATAGTAGAAAGAAATATGTAGTCATGTAACCCATTAATACAATTAtgcatattaaatttgttacttTTAGCCCTCCATACATGTTGTCTAGAGCCATCACTATTTGTTGTGACATTGATTTTTTACTTGAAttgaaaaatacttattttaattatatatatatatatcacttcacttcgtaccccattgcccagaggctcttcgctatgcgaaggtatgggggagggatgttgtacgcagccttacccttgcatatgcaaagaggctgtttccggattcgaacccatgaccaacaagtcaccaaagcacacacatatatatatatatatatggggagATGAATCCCAGTtctcaaacaaaaaacaacaataaaatggAGTTAATCAAGACTTACAAGTCTTGGTAAGATTTCCATATGTGTATAACACTCAGAGCAAGCACATAAGTAGTGAAGGGAGATGAGACCTGGTGGAGGATTGAACCTCTGATCTCATCATATAACATCCAAATCTTAAAGGTTGGCCAATGACAAGTAAGCTATAA
This genomic interval from Glycine max cultivar Williams 82 chromosome 5, Glycine_max_v4.0, whole genome shotgun sequence contains the following:
- the LOC100800288 gene encoding putative ETHYLENE INSENSITIVE 3-like 4 protein, whose protein sequence is MVEIHEEIDPFDQEEHEEEETDYDQLKKRMQKDRILLQQMKEKRPKEEAGQQEKQEASRRKKMSRAQDSILKYMVKIMEVCNAQGFVYGIVPEKGKPVTGSSDSLREWWKEKVKFDQNAPGAIAKYMPLLETDELDPSSYIHLLNDLQDTTLSSLLSALMQHCIPPQRRFPLERGLAPPWWPRGAENWWGEQGFLAHEHGPPPYKKPHDLKKAWKVSLLAAIIKHMSPNLDKLRRLVTQSKTLQDKMTARDTATWSKVMNQEETLLQLANKCLRISPSSEEDENECESSTASTIIHEGGNIIEKRKSDLFDLDAVVDKLYACQYYQCPQSLTGMGFLNKNSRMNHESLCAYRTNESQSVLLQDSQSNDTQIASVDDWMMNLEAARANQNENNHPVGHPINDQFRDIAGKTSEEDYGCLWPKSLEDLDLQAALNQMDMDLNPNPEQDTPQGQEVTSIWDLPYK
- the LOC100803656 gene encoding type I inositol polyphosphate 5-phosphatase 5: MSSFTGARSKANANSEMTKANDTNLCPINTSTITSTSPDTSAKNDKKKKSILPKIFGSKRNGRGSDEETLKSSSAEEGDGVTLDLENKIETRRKAFLEAAPIMRKSFSERETSPGIEGLNLSNFERPMMTPETELQSFRIFVATWNVGGKSPNYDLNLQDFLLVEGSADIYVLGFQEIVPLSAGNVLVIEDNEPAAKWLALISQALNGPRNEYSDSSDSGTGSKTHSSSRELKSPASLNFFQKPSLKVISKSFRAEGSSLLKACNCPVESPSRERRRMRKFSDPMSKLDSELRGDDTVEELLSIAEIPSSPSQSRYSLISTKQMVGIFLTIWTKKELVPHIGHLRADSVGRGIMGCLGNKGCISMSMSLHQTSFCFVCSHLASGEKEGDELKRNSDVAEILKSTQFPRICKNPCRRAPEKIVDHDRIIWLGDLNYRMALSYEETRVLLEDNDWDTLLAKDQLNMERDAGRVFNGFKEGRVVFAPTYKYSHNSDSYAGETVKSKKKRRTPAWCDRILWRGNGIEQLSYIRGESRFSDHRPVCAVFSVDVEVRCRNNRFRKGYSYTSPRPEYEDFIPQRHSFYDY